Proteins encoded in a region of the Lepidochelys kempii isolate rLepKem1 chromosome 24, rLepKem1.hap2, whole genome shotgun sequence genome:
- the TSTD1 gene encoding thiosulfate:glutathione sulfurtransferase isoform X2: MKALVTGGKARIIDVRLPGEVANGHIANSVNIPVAEVEEALKMDPETFKMKYGVDKPRMDDENLIFHCQMGRRGAQATEIAMTLGYAKARNYAGGYKEWSEKEGK, encoded by the exons ATGAAAGCACTGGTCACCGGCGGGAAGGCTCGGATTATCGACGTGCGGTTGCCGGGGGAGGTGGCGAACGGCCATATCGCCAACTCAGtcaatattccag TGGCAGAAGTCGAGGAAGCCCTGAAGATGGACCCTGAGACGTTTAAGATGAAGTATGGTGTGGACAAGCCACGGATGGATGACGAGAACTTGATCTTCCACTGCCAGATGGGCAGGAGAGGGGCTCAGGCCACAGAGATTGCCATGACCCTCGGCTACGCCAA GGCTCGTAACTATGCAGGCGGCTACAAGGAATGGTCTGAGAAGGAAGGGAAGTGA
- the TSTD1 gene encoding thiosulfate:glutathione sulfurtransferase isoform X1 yields MPLSRSVCRLQTLLGQAGRSLRLARVSSTPAPGGMDRGNVISHKDMKALVTGGKARIIDVRLPGEVANGHIANSVNIPVAEVEEALKMDPETFKMKYGVDKPRMDDENLIFHCQMGRRGAQATEIAMTLGYAKARNYAGGYKEWSEKEGK; encoded by the exons ATGCCGCTGAGCCGGTCCGTGTGTCGGCTGCAGACGCTCCTAGGACAGGCGGGCAGGTCCCTGCGGCTGGCACGAGTCAGCAGCACCCCGGCGCCGGGCGGCATGGACAGAG GAAACGTCATTTCCCACAAGGACATGAAAGCACTGGTCACCGGCGGGAAGGCTCGGATTATCGACGTGCGGTTGCCGGGGGAGGTGGCGAACGGCCATATCGCCAACTCAGtcaatattccag TGGCAGAAGTCGAGGAAGCCCTGAAGATGGACCCTGAGACGTTTAAGATGAAGTATGGTGTGGACAAGCCACGGATGGATGACGAGAACTTGATCTTCCACTGCCAGATGGGCAGGAGAGGGGCTCAGGCCACAGAGATTGCCATGACCCTCGGCTACGCCAA GGCTCGTAACTATGCAGGCGGCTACAAGGAATGGTCTGAGAAGGAAGGGAAGTGA